The Acidimicrobiales bacterium genome has a segment encoding these proteins:
- a CDS encoding YajQ family cyclic di-GMP-binding protein, with protein sequence MPTFDVVSEVDMQEVRNAVDQAGRELGTRFDFKDTGSAVELSGQELRLESSTEDRLRAVLQVVEEKLVKRGVSLKALDRGKPEEGSRGAMRQTVTLNAGISSDNARKLNRFIKELGFKGVSSQTQGEQVRVSGKKRDDLQAVIAALKAEDFGIPLQVSNFRD encoded by the coding sequence GTGCCCACCTTCGATGTCGTGTCCGAGGTCGACATGCAAGAGGTCCGCAACGCGGTCGACCAGGCCGGCCGCGAGCTCGGCACCAGGTTCGATTTCAAGGACACCGGTTCGGCCGTCGAACTGTCGGGTCAGGAGCTCCGGTTGGAGTCGTCCACCGAGGACCGCCTTCGGGCCGTGCTGCAAGTCGTCGAGGAGAAGCTCGTGAAACGGGGCGTCTCGCTCAAGGCCCTCGACCGCGGCAAGCCCGAGGAGGGTTCCCGCGGCGCCATGCGCCAGACCGTCACCCTGAACGCCGGCATCTCCTCGGACAACGCCCGCAAGCTCAACAGGTTCATCAAGGAGCTCGGCTTCAAGGGCGTCTCGTCGCAGACCCAGGGCGAGCAGGTGCGCGTGTCGGGCAAGAAGCGCGACGACCTCCAGGCCGTCATCGCCGCCCTCAAGGCCGAGGACT